TCGTGTCGTCGGTGCTGCTGCTGCGCGCAATCATGCGCCCGCTCGAACAGGCGATCAGCCACTTTGATGCGATGGCCCACGGGGATTTGTCGACGACGGTCGTCATCGATCGCCAGGATGAAATGGGCGCGCTGCTCAGAGGCCTGGCGACGATGCAGGAGCAGTTGTCCGGCACCGTGCGCAGCGTGCGTGACAGCAGCATGTCGATCGCCACCGCCAGCGCTGAAATCGCAGCAGGCAATATGAACCTGTCAGGCCGCACCGAGCAGCAGGCCAGCAGCCTGGAAGAAACCGCATCCTCGCTCGAAGAACTGACCAGTACCGTGCAGCACAATGCCGACAACGTCCGCCAGGCCAATAATGTGGCGCGCTCGGCGTCCGAAGTGGCGATCCGTGGCGGCAAGCTGGTGGGGGACGTGGTCGAGACCATGAGCGCCATTAACGCGTCTTCGAAGCGCATTGTCGACATCATTTCCGTCATTGACGGCATTGCATTCCAGACCAATATCCTGGCGCTCAATGCGGCCGTCGAAGCAGCGCGCGCCGGCGAGCAGGGCCGCGGCTTTGCGGTCGTGGCCAGCGAAGTGCGCAATCTGGCGCAGCGTTCGGCGGCGGCAGCGAAAGAAATCAAGGAACTGATTGGCACGTCGGTGACCAATGTCGAGGCGGGTACGGTCCTGGTCGACAGCACCGGCACCACGATGAACGAGATCGTCGCGAGCGTGAAGCGGGTCTCGGACATCATGGCCGAGATTCTGGCTGCCGGCGAAGAGCAGACGTCGGGCATCGGCCAGATCAATGAAGCAGTCAGCCTGATGGACCAGGCGACCCAGCAGAACGCGGCCCTGGTCGAAGAAGCAGCGGCCGCCACCGGTGCGTTGCAAGAGCAGGCCCAGGCGCTGCAGCAGATGGTGAGCGTGTTCAAGGTCGACGCGCAGCCAGCCGGGCAACCGCACGGGCGCGCGCTCGGGAGCAAGGCGCAGCAGCGCATCGCCATCGCAGCCTAGCGCAAGCGGGCGCACGGCCCATGCCATAA
The sequence above is a segment of the Oxalobacteraceae sp. CFBP 8761 genome. Coding sequences within it:
- a CDS encoding Tar ligand binding domain-containing protein, coding for MLSKLTLRFRLIATLAVLGLLIAAIGVLGIYGMRSNHAALEQVYSNQLASSIAINNSKNFLNRARFGLDRGVFHPDAPDVAKTIARAKGFIDDANKSWQTYLSMPRNGEEAELAKTLETERTRYINDGMLALATALEQGNSERIEALSMKEMTALYGVFDKASVALDDYQLTTARHGFEASLALFTTLMWAAGLSVVFGLVLAVVSSVLLLRAIMRPLEQAISHFDAMAHGDLSTTVVIDRQDEMGALLRGLATMQEQLSGTVRSVRDSSMSIATASAEIAAGNMNLSGRTEQQASSLEETASSLEELTSTVQHNADNVRQANNVARSASEVAIRGGKLVGDVVETMSAINASSKRIVDIISVIDGIAFQTNILALNAAVEAARAGEQGRGFAVVASEVRNLAQRSAAAAKEIKELIGTSVTNVEAGTVLVDSTGTTMNEIVASVKRVSDIMAEILAAGEEQTSGIGQINEAVSLMDQATQQNAALVEEAAAATGALQEQAQALQQMVSVFKVDAQPAGQPHGRALGSKAQQRIAIAA